The Geothrix oryzae DNA window ACATAGCTGCGGAGTTCCTTCGCCTTCACGAGGGTGGTTTCGATGCGCTCGCTCTCGATGAGAGCGGTCGCGAGGTTCTTCATGAGGGCCTTGCGCTGGTTGGTGGTGCGGCCCAGGCGCTTGCCGGAAACGTTGTGACGCATGGGGGCTCCTTACACTTCCTGCTCGAGCCGCATGCCGAGGGAGAGGCCGATACGAGCGAGCTCGTCCTTGATCTCCTGGAGCGACTTCTTGCCGAAGTTCTTGGTTTTCATCAGCTCAGCCTCGGTCCGCTGGACCAGCTCGCCGATGGTGGTGATGTTCGCGTTGCGGAGGCAGTTGTTGGCCCGGACGGAGAGCTCGAGCTCCTCGACGGACTTGCCCAGCCAGGTGTTGGCGGCTTCGGCACCCAGGGTGGCGGTGCCCATCTCCATCTCGGTGAAGTCCTCGTCCTGACGGGCGAACACGAGGAAGTGGTCGCGCAGGATGAGGGCCGCGTCGGAAACGGCTTCCTTGGGGTTGACGGCGCCGTTGGTCCAGACCTGGAGCGTGAGCTTCTCGTAATCGGTGCTCTGGCCCACGCGGGCGGGTTCGACGATGTAGTTCACCCGGATGATGGGGCTGTGGTTGGCATCCATGGGGATGAACCCGAGGCCCAGGCTCTCATCGTGGTTGCGGTCCGCAGTGACGAAACCGCGGCCCAGGCGGACCACCATCTCGATCTCCAGCTCACCTTCCTCGCCCAGGGTGGCGATGTGGATGTTGGGATCCACGACCTCCACATTCTGGTTGCAGCGGATGGCGGCGGAAGTCACCGCGCCCTCGCCCTTGGCGGAGATGGTCACCGTCTGGGGCTCGCTGCTATGCAGCTTGAAGGGCACTTCCTTGAGGTTCAGAAGGACATGGGTGATGTCCTCCCAGACCCCGGGAAGGGTGGTGAACTCGTGCATGACGCCCTTGATCCGGACATTCGTCACGGCCGCGCCCTGGATGCTGCTGAGCAGCACCCGGCGCAAGCTGTGCCCGACGGTCGTGGCGAAGCCACGCTCGAAGGGGTAGGCCACGAACTCCCCGTAGGAGTCGGTGAGGGACCCGGGGGTCACCTCCGCGAATCGCGGCCTCTGGAAATCGCTGAGGTTCAGCATCCTGCCCCCTTACTTGGAATACAGTTCAACGATCAGCTGCTCGTTGATGTCCAGAGTGATGTCCTCGCGGGTAGGCGCGGCAAGCACCTGGCCCTTGAAGGCGGTGGCGTCCAGGGAAAGCCACTTCGGGATGCCGCGGCCGGCGGAGGTCTCGACGGAGGACTTGACGCCGTCGTTCTCCTTGGCGCGGTTGCCCAGCTCCACCGCCTGG harbors:
- a CDS encoding DNA-directed RNA polymerase subunit alpha, which encodes MLNLSDFQRPRFAEVTPGSLTDSYGEFVAYPFERGFATTVGHSLRRVLLSSIQGAAVTNVRIKGVMHEFTTLPGVWEDITHVLLNLKEVPFKLHSSEPQTVTISAKGEGAVTSAAIRCNQNVEVVDPNIHIATLGEEGELEIEMVVRLGRGFVTADRNHDESLGLGFIPMDANHSPIIRVNYIVEPARVGQSTDYEKLTLQVWTNGAVNPKEAVSDAALILRDHFLVFARQDEDFTEMEMGTATLGAEAANTWLGKSVEELELSVRANNCLRNANITTIGELVQRTEAELMKTKNFGKKSLQEIKDELARIGLSLGMRLEQEV